The genomic DNA ATTCGTTAGGTTACATATTACACTAGTCTTTCCCCAAGTAACAATCCTTGAAGTTTACTCCATATAGGCCTCCTTTGGAAGATCACCAATGTGACAGATTATTGATCTACTAAGGTTAATAATTAAGCAATGAATTCAGTAGAAACTCAGGGATATAAAATATGGAAGGGAAATATAATGAGTGACAAGGAAACATCTTGGATGCCTTGATGAGTGAGATTTATCAGCTATCATAACATCGGTATACAATTAACTGATGAGTAAGATCCATTGGCTATCATAACATTGATACAATGAATTGGTAATCCCCTTTTACCTATAGGACGAGTATGGAAAATTGCAAATGGATCCTTAATCCCCTTACACATTACACATGGGGGCCCCTTTACCCACAATCGCcacaaatcaaaattaaattgagATTGACATCAGTTAACTTTATTCATTGTGTATTTAACTTAATCAGTGAATGGAAGCATTATCAACAGAAGAAACCCTACATTGTATTCAAGAAGTACTAACCCATGGCATTTTCCTATGGAGAGACCTTCGAGTGTGAAAACGTAGAGAACCTAGTTTTATATGCATTTTGGAGTTGACCTAGTTGCTTATATTTGATTTATCTGGATAGTAGATGGTAATGCCTTGAACTAGTTCGTTGTTAATTATGTCGGTTAATTAGTCCTGTTAAAACCTACATAATCTCTTCATATAACTTTAACAAATTTCTTTTCGAATTCTTCTGCTGCTCAAACCAACACTAAAAACGCTCGTCTGTCTTCAGGTTCATCAGCAGCAACATCAACCAAAGGTAAGATTTAACGCAAGATCAATAATTCCGACAATTTTACTCGTGCTCATCCCAATACTTCCTTCTATTTGTTACTTTTAGCAGCTAGGTCATTCTTCTCTCTCTCAACATTTAGGAGCAGCAAATCAAATGAGACGAAGCCCCGATAGTCTCCGACAATATATACAAGCTCCGCTCGCTGAGCAGTAAGTTTCTTCCAAAATGCTGCTAGTTGTAGAATGACCATTATGAGTTTGACAAAATGCAGGCCCGTCCACGGGGGTGTTCGATAGTTTGGAGAATTGTTCTACTACCTCTGtggtttttctttctttttctttttcggtGCAGATTTTCATGAGAATAATAGCTTGATCAATGTTGTTGAAATTGATGTAGTCTGTATATGGTTTGTTGCGGCTATGTGCCCTTTTGCTATAAGTTTATGATGAGAGGACACACCAGAATAGAGTTCTTTTTATTGTGTGCTTGAAATTTCATTGCAAAGAACAGGCGTAGATCGTGTGGAGTAAATCTCATCAGGATAACTTGATGCCGGAAAGAAGCTAGAATGGTTCATTTCACTAGCGTACAATCAAATCAGTATATCTGTTCTTGTGGTCTGAGTTGCAACACAGTTAAAAGAATCGTATACAATTGTGGTTTAATTACTTAGATTAAAGTTATGAGGGAAAGAAGATAAGAGAAAATGTAAAAGTAACTAGGCAATTTtgagtctttttttttttcagttgtgTTTGTAATTTCGGTTTATGGAATCAGACCCTTGGGTAAAGCATGATAAAAAGAGGTTTTGAAAGTGCGTAGGGTGGAAGGAAAAAGTGGCCATCGGAAGCATTTTCTGAAGGGTGCATTCGGGTCTTAAAAGTTTTGAAGGATGCATCATATTTTCATTTCATATTTTATTCAAGGAGGCATTTCCTTctcaaaatatcttttttattaaaaaatataacaaTATATAATAAATAAGTTCAAGCGTGATTCGTCATACGGCGACGAAATTGGGTCACCTGGTCACTTGGCTTGGCTGCTTGGTCGCTTTGGCCGTGAGACTAGGTCGCTTGGCTAGGCAGACAAGCCCTATGGTCCTGAGGCCCGGGGCGGTCGCTAGGATTGGTTGCTCAGCTACGACCACTTGGACGTGTGGCAGCAGGACTTTGTCGCTCGACTAGGGTTGCCTAGTTGTGCGACCGCGGGGTGTGGTCGCTTAGCCAGGGCCGCCTGGACTTGGATTGTGGGGCTTGGTTGCACGACCTCCCTGGCCACTCCGTCTAGTCGCGTGGCTCAGCTGTACAATCGTTTGGCCTAGTCGCATGGCCGCAAGGCTTGGCCGTCTAGCTGAGCAACCACGGGGCCTGACCACCTGATCGAGTGGCCGCTGGGCCTGGCCGTCTGGTCAAGCGACCACGAGGCCTAGCCTCACTGCCCTAGTTGTGCGGCGATCCTAGTTTTTAATCAAAGGTGTTGGGAGAATTTGCTTCGACAATGTTTTTCAGTTTCACTTCTGATGCCATCTGATTTGAAATCGGTGAAAGTTCAACCATCGGGAGTTAATTTTAGAGTTGACCATTAAAAACCTTGAAGGAAAAAGATCTCAAAGAGTTCATCTGGAAGATCAtaaggtggaggaggaagaaagatAGTAAGCTAAGTCAGCCACTTTGACATTTAAGTTAGTGGGGTAGAGAAAAATATGAAAGATGGACAGTAGAAAAATACGAGATGCGTGCAAAATAAAAGATGTACATACGTTTGTAAGGTGAGATCCTTTTATAAAATCTTTGTAATCCCcgcattaattaaatattatattaaataaaagATATATCAAATCCATGTACTTTGCTACATTGTACAGTCCAACATTCATATGTTACTTCTATCTTATATTTATGTAAAGATATAATTCCACGTGCCTCTGACAATTCATGTACAACATTAATTATGGGATGAGCTCTTGAGTCGAAAGGTCCATTGGGCTTTCTAGGCTTGACCTAAATAATGAGATAATAGGTTAGTAAAAAGAGGGCTTAATCTCTTATCATGGGTCGATGGGCCTACTTACACGCCTGCCCATCTTATAAGAAGTTAGAGGATACTGAGCCATGGGAGTGATAGATCCAACCGGGATAATGTAGGGGGAGCagagagtatatatatatatattacaaaatGACCCCACTTGttgaatttattattttcaatggattagcatttactttaaataatatttaaaaattacaaaaaaaaaaactctcaccGGAGGTGGGGCCCTATGTACCAATCCTATCTTGACCATCCTAGGGCTGGCTCTAGTAAGGGAATAAAGCCTTGTGTGTGATCTGATTGAGACAATGTAGGGAGCAGAGTCCTATGGGATTAAGATTGTTCGATCGGATGGTGGTCTGTGATGTCCCGATTAGCCATTCACTCTGGTTGACCTACCTTAGACATTAACTGCCATGTTAATAGGAAGATTGACTTTCTGATCCTACAAGGGAGCCACCTATTAGTTTATTTGTATGGTTGTTTGTTTGTATgaatgtttatattttatttgttttagatgattgtgATTATGGATGTATTATTTAGATGTTTAAATTATGGATATTTAGGTACTTTTTTATTAGTTTGTTCGTATGGATGTATAGTTGTATGAAGGTGTGGTTATATGGATGTTAGTTTATTTGTGTTAGTGATATTATGAATTGTATGAAATGTATAAAATGTAAATGTTAAGTTGTACGAAAATATATTTGTATGCGTGGATTGTGAAATATGATCGTATGAATGTATGGATGAATATAAAATGTGATTGTTTGGATTGTGAAACACTTTAAATTATCTGTATGTATGAAGTATCATCATTTGTGATAATTTCTTTtatatatgaaaattataaataGGTTGACCTAAATAACTTAAATATAAACTATTTTTTTGAAGTACCGACAAAATAGATTATTCCGTAGGTAAATATCGAAATAGATTACCTATGGAAGTACCAATTCCATCGGTAATTCTATTATGAAATAACCAACAGAATAACCAATTCTGTCAGTAATCCATAATAGGATTATCGACAAAATTGATATTTTCGTCGGTGTTATTTGCTACAAAAATTCATTTTCTGTCGGAAATCGCAGACGAAAATTATAATTATGTCGATAAACTCTTTTTTGACGAATTATCTCCTTACAAATCATTTTTATCGTAATTCTATCACTAAACGCCTATATCAACGGAATTACAATAGAATTTTCTATCGGTAATCCTGTTTATTTTTGTGGTGAAGAGTACCAAGCACCTTGTCGGGCAtgatcaaataaaataaaattaaaaattattaccattgaaaaatattaaaatatgtcataattttttattatattttttaaaaatatacaaaaatatgataaaatataattctttattattttaaaaagagtaaatttaattttaaaaattattagaaagaAAACGGGTAAATTAGTTGTCTAGATAATAAAAGGATATATTTGGTTGAAGATTATTATTGATAATCTTAGTTATTTATCTAATATTatgttatttaattttatttgattcaaGTTATAAGTGATTCCAGATTATAAAATATGTCTGTCACATTAGCAAATGAGGGATATAACTTGGAATGCGATTATCTAGTTTTCAAAATGAGTATTCGAAAGGTTGAACTAAATAATAGTATGTTATGTTTGATTATGATATCCTGATTATacaattacctgataattgtatAATTAAGATTATATCTGATATCTTCAACCAAATGTTTaattattctaattttaaacataatatcataatCGATTCTTCCTAAATTGTAAATGATTCCTTTTATTAAATCCAATATCTCGACTGCCATAGCCTCCGCTTTGAGCATCTTACCTCATATCAAAACTCTAAAccatatttttttctctaaacCTTAAATGATCCCAATGCCTTCGTAAGAATAGTATTTATTGAGCCTCAAAGTCGCTTATTCGTCAGAGAAACTATATCTCCACAAATCCTATCTTCCAAAAATACCAATTGATGTGCCTTGCAATCCCTGTCAAGACATATATATCCAGACTGGTCTATGTATGTCTCAGAGATGTGACTAGACAAGCAATTTCATGGCTTGAAAAGTATGGCAGCTTGGGAAGTATTGCAGTTTGGGAAAAGTCTGTGGACTAGGAAGTTCATGGACTAGGAAGTTGATTAGTAGTAAGTTCATTGACTGGAAAGTTCGTGGTTTGGGAAGAAGTTTGTGGACAGGTAAGTTCATGGATTGGGAAATTCATGACTTAGGAACATCCCTATCGGGAATATTCCTGGAGCACTACAAAAAAATTCagcattagagacggaatattccgtcgCTATTCCGTCGCTAAACTAGTTTAGCGACTGATTCGCGACGGAATCATTGCGTCGATACAAATTGTGTCGCTGGCTGtatttagagacggaatataaattccgtcgctaattagagacggaatatatattccgtctctaaattATTAGAGACGGGAATTTAATCATCAGTCGCTAAAAATAAAATCCTCTTTCTGGTTTGATCAAAATTATGttgttccgtctctaattagagatggAACgtaaatattccgtctctaattggAGACGGAACTTAAATATTCTGTCGCAAGACATCGACATTTCAAACAATTTCAGGGCAATCAGCGACGGAAAATTAAAGTTCCGTCGCTAGATATCGTTATAACAGTATTTTCCATggtgaaattagagacagaattttaaaattccgtctctaataccTGGAGATTTCAGCAGCACATTTCTGTTCCTGCAGTCATCCTTGTTTACATTTTATAATAATCTAAACCATCACATACAAACAACACAAAACTCACCAAATAACAATACATTCATACAAAAAACTTTATCCAAGCACAAAACAATAATCCAAGCacaaaatttaaactaaacaTCCAATCACAAAACATAGATAAATATCCAAACATCTCCAACCATAAACATCTGATTGTATAGTACTACAACATCTGAAATTTAAAATCACAATACAACACCATCTAGCAAAGAAAATCCAATCCTAAGCTAGCAAGTAGTAATCAATCCTGCAAAAATATTAATACGATAGATTACTAATAAAACAAAGAATAAACTAATTCACAATTATGAGtaacatattaaatttaatattatgaatttattttacaTACCTGAAAGCTAGTTTGGTTATATGATGATGGTGTTGTATAGGCATCAACGTTCCTGAAAAGATATAATACAATGTTAGACATAGTTTCATtagtgaaaaaaaaacttaaaaagttAAACATCAAGATACCTATCACAATCTATGGATCAGGAGGATTATTAGGGTCTTGAGTCTCCTGAGAGGCAAAACGATGCGGCGTTGCACTCATTTGATCCAAGAAGGCCTGCATATCCCGCCCAATTTTCTCAAGATCCAATCGGGATTGCCGCTCTACTCGAAATTCAGCCTCCAAGGTCGAGAGTCGAGTCTTCAAATCTGCGTTTTCCTGTTCTAAGACGTCTACTCTAGCAGATGATTCGGATGCACTCGATGATGTGCTGGGACGACCCCTGGCCCTAGGAGCCATCGCTTGATCATATACAACTCTCGCCTGAGCCCCAAGACCATATAGGGTGGAGGTCTTTTTCCTTCCACCaaccacatcataataaatttcatttatctgGTCAGTGGATAGAGTCTGCTCCTCACCTCCCTCTAAACTAGGCTGAGACGCCTGTGCAACCCTAGCAGCAATTTCTTCctatttacattaaaaaaaagtattgtcagatatttactaaaatgataggTAATTATTGTTAATAGTTATATATATTCAAGTGTAGAATCTTACGTCTAATGCCGATGATCGACGATCTATAAAGTTGCCATCTTTTGACTTGTGTGTCTTGGTAAATATCTCCCAACAAGTAGGAGGTCGCTGTAGATCATGTTCCTGAATATTAAAGAATGTAAATAATTCCATTGATATAGTCTAGGTACAAAACtcttatagaattttaaaattggaAACTAACCAAGTCTAAGGCATGCTCGACGATCGATCGGGATCCAGCGGTATGTTTTGTTGCTCCAGTACTAGGGCCAGCCAGCTCACTCTTTCTATTGGCTCGAGCTTTCATTGCATTTTCCTGCCATCTGTCTACAGCCCAAATGGCTCGCCATGCATCCCAAATGTTCTCAGGTACATAGGATGGTTTTATTCCCTTTTGTCTTGCTTTATATAGCATGTCTTTGTATAGTTTGGCACAAGCTGCGTTCCAGGTAGCATAAAATTCTGCCTCGTGCTCTGTCTCCCAAGTATATCTTTTCTGCAATAATACATtcacaaattattataaaaaacataacaaaatcatgataATTAAATTGGCTTACCAAAAACTCATCGTAATAAAATTGCTTCATATCTGGGTCTACCCGCTTCCATGTAGTACCAGCGGGACTAAATCGCTCTTTAAATTTCGAGGTGATGTATGCAGCTACTCTATGACCATTTGGGGTAAAActgcatttaacaaataaaataaaccaaatatgttaaaaaaatagaTGTAGCGAATAAGACTAATAACACCAATACTTACCAACCCCCGATAATCCGTAGAACAATCTGGCCACCAGCATCAGACATGTCTATATCTGCAGAATTACATTATAACACATACGCATGCACACTAGGTTTAATCAAACAAATAATAATGACTAATAGAGTAAGACAAGTGATATAACTATGAATATTTAGATCTAAAATTTAACTGAACAATGCTTAATCTGGATATATAACAATTTTAATCATTAACATTTTGGAGATCTCCTCACTAGACTCTGTATGTTCAATAAGCTCCTCACTGCTGGATatttctccatcatctatctcctcataaggtacattaacatctacaagtaattgagatgttgaTTGAATCTGAGAATCTACTGAATATATCTCTACtgtatcattttgaaatgcaTCGTGGTTTTGGTACACGATAGAGTTGGGCATTTCTATGGTAGAGCGTGGCTTTGTTCGGCAAACTGctaaccattcactagctcttctccTCTTTGTGagatattcaagatagaaaacctgcCCCGCTTGTAtcgcaaaaatgaaaggttcatacttgttgaagcttttgtttgcatttacctcaactaaattgtagtttggatgtattctggtacctgttcttggAGTCGGATCATACCAAGAACATTTAAATAACACACATCTTTTGATGGGTAAAGCAGGATATTCAACTTCTATGATTTCTTCAAGTCTcccataataatcaaactcagaatTATTGTTGTTGATAGATCCTTTCACACAAACACCCGAATTGAAAGTTAGTCTGCGTGAATCCCGTTGTGTTACGTGAAATTTAAAACCATTAACATAGTAGCTAGAGTAGACTACTATCTTACGGAGAGGTCCTAATGCAAGATTGATTATCCTggaatcttgcacatttgatattcttcGATCAGACACCTATAACAATAGTAGAATTAAAATAAGCCTCTGATAATTTAATATGGatgtaagaaattaaaactatcctctaacttacatagatttgaaaccataatgcaaattccgtctctaacttttcagctatCTCACTTGCAcaaattgatggattttgtacttgtagttgttgttcatacaagctggaaaataagctaatttttagaaaatttttagaaaataagctggaaaataagctaatttttagaaaatttttagaaaataagctaatcactgatcgtccataataatgcagcatgcaatctaaaattagttttacttgcaacatcataagttactgaccctatattccataaatCATTCAACTCGACAATCAGAGGTTgcaaaaaaatatcaatcttcTCTTTTGGATTAGTTGGCCCTGGAATAAGTACAGTAAGGAACATGACttcatctttcatacac from Zingiber officinale cultivar Zhangliang chromosome 4A, Zo_v1.1, whole genome shotgun sequence includes the following:
- the LOC121972855 gene encoding uncharacterized protein LOC121972855 is translated as MANSTQFGCGMEIGKYPVASEKPPFSSGGCEDRRLGDLHNRNRGDETEPKSPFGKPPSSSLITGRRTPAADDRRRRRNQALGSGTWNGNSAAAKEEDDATVKKSRTLEPSCTVSDRRISNVQDSRIINLALGPLRSINNNNSEFDYYGRLEEIIEVEYPALPIKRYIDMSDAGGQIVLRIIGGCFTPNGHRVAAYITSKFKERFSPAGTTWKRVDPDMKQFYYDEFLKRYTWETEHEAEFYATWNAACAKLYKDMLYKARQKGIKPSYVPENIWDAWRAIWAVDRWQENAMKARANRKSELAGPSTGATKHTAGSRSIVEHALDLEHDLQRPPTCWEIFTKTHKSKDGNFIDRRSSALDEEIAARVAQASQPSLEGGEEQTLSTDQINEIYYDVVGGRKKTSTLYGLGAQARVVYDQAMAPRARGRPSTSSSASESSARVDVLEQENADLKTRLSTLEAEFRVERQSRLDLEKIGRDMQAFLDQMSATPHRFASQETQDPNNPPDP